DNA from Quercus lobata isolate SW786 chromosome 1, ValleyOak3.0 Primary Assembly, whole genome shotgun sequence:
TTTTCAGTGGCTTTAGAGGTCCCAACCCCAACTATTGTGGTGGGTTCAACTTTGCAGTCTTCTCCTCTCCAAATCTATGATGTGCATACCAAGTGTTGGAGACGACATGAGTTTATAAACAAGGATGGCTTTTATCTTTTCCCTCGGGGACAACCTGTGGCTGTTGATAGCAAGTTTTATTGGTATGAATTCAACTATCAATGCCTAGCTGCATTTGATGTGGTCACAAACGAGTGGTCATTGGCCTATGTCCCTATACATGACAGTCATGAATGTCTATTGGATGGAGAGATCGATTCACCTCCGCGCTTGGCTCATCTAGCCGGTGATGATTTCTGCTTGTTTTGGGGATCCCCCTGCCAGCATTACGACGAACCTGGTGCCCCTCGTGACAGCGTCACATCTCGCCTTCACTGCCTGAAGTTTCGTATTTCCAAAGTTCACCCAAAGCAAGGATCAACTTTTCGCTTGGATGCCTCTATCCTGTCATGCCAATCCTACGTTGTGCCTTGGGTAAAGCTCTTTCTTGATGGCTTCGTGGGGTAAGTATgcatctctttctctatttgTGACTCTTTCTTTTCTGTAATTTATATGCCTCTGCcactctaattttatatatttgttattttactGCAGGGACGGTCATTTGGATTTGGGATACAACTGCTTGAAAGTTTGACAACATGAGTGGTATTTTTGTGTTtgcctttttttcattttcccctTTTGATTCTATGGAACAAGATATTAGTGCtgtaatccttttttttttggttaattagtGAAGTAATCCTTTTGTAACctccttttattcttttgataGAATATAGTTGCATTGAGTATTGTGGGTATGCATACTTTTCCTTACTACCTGCTCTTTTCTAAATTCATGAatttgttgttggtggtggaaGGGGAGGGTGTGAATTGAGGAGGATTACctcagaattttttatttaagtgttGCTGCAGTGGTTAATAAATATTCTCAGTTGTGCAATGCACAAGGTAACTTTTCTAGATGGTCTATTGTGT
Protein-coding regions in this window:
- the LOC115967557 gene encoding uncharacterized protein LOC115967557 isoform X1: MSNSRFSTPKSSSDEDSLPYQKFACILVQGSRMALEWYVFNISDDVEHNQAPPPPGPSPFLQTIFHPNSHQQPHIKPAVIVPSGRKCSVLGSNNTLYHIAGRDYCASGRDDLVSRFDLTNTKKSRQEFLPPMPYGVSLAHALFLGNKLYCLGGYQENKPWAMAYDLSLDRWDSLVDPPRRPKNIDNSFSVALEVPTPTIVVGSTLQSSPLQIYDVHTKCWRRHEFINKDGFYLFPRGQPVAVDSKFYWYEFNYQCLAAFDVVTNEWSLAYVPIHDSHECLLDGEIDSPPRLAHLAGDDFCLFWGSPCQHYDEPGAPRDSVTSRLHCLKFRISKVHPKQGSTFRLDASILSCQSYVVPWVKLFLDGFVGDGHLDLGYNCLKV
- the LOC115967557 gene encoding uncharacterized protein LOC115967557 isoform X2 produces the protein MALEWYVFNISDDVEHNQAPPPPGPSPFLQTIFHPNSHQQPHIKPAVIVPSGRKCSVLGSNNTLYHIAGRDYCASGRDDLVSRFDLTNTKKSRQEFLPPMPYGVSLAHALFLGNKLYCLGGYQENKPWAMAYDLSLDRWDSLVDPPRRPKNIDNSFSVALEVPTPTIVVGSTLQSSPLQIYDVHTKCWRRHEFINKDGFYLFPRGQPVAVDSKFYWYEFNYQCLAAFDVVTNEWSLAYVPIHDSHECLLDGEIDSPPRLAHLAGDDFCLFWGSPCQHYDEPGAPRDSVTSRLHCLKFRISKVHPKQGSTFRLDASILSCQSYVVPWVKLFLDGFVGDGHLDLGYNCLKV